The genomic region TACAATAATTCAGTTCCTACGAGGTTGATCTGAATTGAGAAACCCCGACTTTTCGGTTATTCGTTCAACCTCGAAATTGAATTATTAAAATAAGTGGAACATCGTAGATGTTCTATTATTGTAGCGAAGAGATGACACATAAAGACGACCTTCGTAGAAGGTCAATAAAAACGTTTTCATTAGATAGAGTTATGATGCAGCTTGTAAATCGAATATAATTTTTTTCTGGGATTTAGATAAAGAAAAGAAACGATTTCATATTCTAAGTAAGTTCTCTTTTTCGCGTGGCTGAACATAATATTCTATTTCCCCAAGATTATTTCGGTTACATATATTATGAGGCAGCGACCTAAAAACCAATATGTCTATGGTTACATTATTTATGAGTCAATGATCCATGGTTTGGCAAAGGCGGCGAATACGAAGCAAAAAAATTCCTGACAGCACTGCACTTAATACGCAGCACAGATGTTCAATTAATCACCGAAACGCCACTTTCGCAGAGTCCATGTTGTGCATTCGTGCTACTCTCGAAACAAAGTCCATCAATACAATATTTCTATCATGTTCATTTGATATTCCTCACTATTTAGTAGCTATAAGATTTTATTTTATGTTTTTGATTTTGCTCTCGCAAGTTTTGATTTTGGTTTAAATGCAGTTTCGTATTGCTCTATCCATTGTTTAACACTCATTTTTTTCATTAACTCAGCAATGAGCTTATAGGGAATTGCTTCCATTTTCTTAAAGCGGACACAACTTTTGCCCATATCAAGTTTTTGGTTACTGTGTTTGGGATATTCGGAAATAAACCACTTCAATAATTTAGTGTCGGTATAAATACCCATATGGTAAAAATTAATAGAGTGTTTTTGCGAAGCAATTCCAGCGAAAGGAAGTGGCTCGCTTGGTTTGCAATGATAACCCGCAGGATAGAGTTTATGCGGAACAACATAACCCAATCCTCCATAACTGATTGCCGGTTCAAATCCTTGAGGCAAATTTTTTACAATTACATCGTGAAGTTTGTTGAACGGTTCTACTCTGTCTTTAGGAAGATTAGTAAGAATTTCATTCACGGTTTTTCCTTTTGAATTCATGCTTTAAATATTATTACCTTTCTTCTGTTTGCTTTAGTTATTTTAATCTCATCTCATTCAGATTAGTGTTTCAAATTGTGAAAATAAGTCACAATAATTAAACTATTTTACTTTTAATGCTACGGCGATTAATTTTTCTAAAATCTTTAGATCGATATCAGTTAGTTTGTTTATATAAAGGCAGCCACCTCCCGTTTTGAACTTACCTAATTTTTTAAGTGTGTCTGAGTGTTTGTTAATCTCAAAGACGAGATGTAAAGAAAGGTTTGCTTTTCGAGGCGAAAATCCAATAAGAAACCAATCTACTTCTCTCCCTGTATTCGGGCTTTTATATATCTTGTTACCAAAACCGATGAGTGAGGAACCCCACATTTTAGGTTTTTCACCACTAAGTTTTTTCATCATTTCAATAATTACGAGACTGTCTTTTCGTTGCTGTTCATCTTTTACTTTGCTTATAAAGTCCTCAACACTTGCAGAGGTTTGTTTGGTTTTTATTTGTGTTATTTTTCCCATTGCTATTTTTTTTATTTTTTATTTTTAATTCTGATTTGTTCGTTATAGTCGTTCTATCGCCAAAGCATGACGTACAATGTTTAGCCGCTCAACGCATTGGTTTTGCGAACTCAGAAATGATGTTGCAGAAGCCGCTACGAACGATTCATTACCTGCGGCTGGATCATCAATACCAATTCGTGAGCAAGACCGTTGAGCGATCCGCTGAAGTGCTGCCTTATCGAATTCACTCCGGTGCGCCATGTAGGAGGAGAGCTCCGGTGTTACCGCTGTTAGGCGAAGTGCCACATCAAGTACGAGATGCAAAAAAGTGCTTCGCTTTTTTGGTTATTGAAGAAATGTACTCTCTCTTTTCTCTTGTGTATGCGACTCTGTCATTGTGATAGAGTTGAGAGAGCGAACGCTTCAACTGATCGTACCGGTGAGCTTCAGCAGAGAATTGCCGAAGATAATCTCTAAAGAGAAGACGATCCCACAACTCAGAGTCTGCCTCGACCATATGAATGTGATGAGTACGTTCACCGCTTTGATTTCTCTTGATGAACCAAGCATAGTACGGAGGCTGATTGTCAATGTTAGGGCGCCAAAGATATTCGTATCCAGCAGCTTGAAGAATAGGTACGATAGTCGTTTTCGTTTCTTCGAGACTGCCGACTTCTGCCAAGATATCGATGATGGGTTTTGCCGACAAGCCTGGGACTGCGCTGCTGCCAAAATGTTCGATTCTTGTAATGAGACCCTTTGGAAGTAGAGTGCATAGAAAATCGACCTCTCGTTAGAACAGTGTTGGCCATTGTGAATCGTAAGGAACGATGGTGATGTCCTCTCGGACCAGCTCCTCGATTCGTTTTTGGTCACTGGCGTTCATATCGAGCTAGGTGGCATTTCGAACGTTTGGCGTAACAACGCAACGCTGGAGCGAACTCATAAAAACTAAATTCAGTGAGCGAAAGCGTTGAGCCACAATAATTCTTAATAAATGAGGCGACGTTGTTACGCTTGTTAAGTGCCGTTTGCTCTCTTTGATCATGTTTTGTAAATTGAATTATGCTAATTCACGATAATACATATCCAATGTTTAAAGGTCCGGAAATCATAGATAATTATGACCCCGATGCACGAATTATTTTAAATTGTGGTGATACACTTGATTTTCTTGATACTGTCCCAAATGATACTGCTAAGTTAATTATTACTTCTCCTCCATACAACCTTGGAAAAGAATATGAAAGTAAAACTGCGATTGAAGCATATTTAGATTTCCAAGACCACGTAATCGAAAAACTAGTAAAGAAACTCCGAATTGATGGAAGCATTTGCTGGCAAGTTGGAAACTTTGTTGATAATTCTGAAGTTTTCCCGCTTGATACTCTATACTATAGCCACTTTAAAAAATACGGAATGAAGTTACGAAACCGTATTATTTGGCGTTTCAATCACGGTTTACATGCCAGCAAACGATTTTCAGGACGATATGAAACAATCCTCTGGTTTACGAAATCAGATGAATATACATTTAACTTAGATGATGTCCGTGTTCCATCGAAGTATCCAGGAAAAAGACATTTCAAAGGGCCAAAGCGTGGACTTCCTTCTGGAAATCCTCTTGGAAAAAATCCCTCAGATGTTTGGGAATTTGTTAAGCAAGAATGGGATGAAGAACTTTGGGATATTCCAAATGTGAAAGCAAATCATCCGGAGAAAACAGTACATCCTTGCCAATATCCAATTGAATTAATAGAACGTTGCGTCCTTGCACTTACCAACGAAGATGATTGGATCCTAGACCCTTATTGTGGTGTTGGTTCTGCACTAATCGCTGCATTAAAGCATAACCGAAAAGCTATTGGCGTTGACAAAGAA from Ignavibacteria bacterium harbors:
- a CDS encoding site-specific DNA-methyltransferase; translation: MLIHDNTYPMFKGPEIIDNYDPDARIILNCGDTLDFLDTVPNDTAKLIITSPPYNLGKEYESKTAIEAYLDFQDHVIEKLVKKLRIDGSICWQVGNFVDNSEVFPLDTLYYSHFKKYGMKLRNRIIWRFNHGLHASKRFSGRYETILWFTKSDEYTFNLDDVRVPSKYPGKRHFKGPKRGLPSGNPLGKNPSDVWEFVKQEWDEELWDIPNVKANHPEKTVHPCQYPIELIERCVLALTNEDDWILDPYCGVGSALIAALKHNRKAIGVDKEQEYIAIAKERIEDFYTGKLKIRPLGKPVFEPTGKEKVSQIPTEWKNGNGNDNRETE
- a CDS encoding DUF1801 domain-containing protein — its product is MNSKGKTVNEILTNLPKDRVEPFNKLHDVIVKNLPQGFEPAISYGGLGYVVPHKLYPAGYHCKPSEPLPFAGIASQKHSINFYHMGIYTDTKLLKWFISEYPKHSNQKLDMGKSCVRFKKMEAIPYKLIAELMKKMSVKQWIEQYETAFKPKSKLARAKSKT
- a CDS encoding DUF1801 domain-containing protein, whose protein sequence is MGKITQIKTKQTSASVEDFISKVKDEQQRKDSLVIIEMMKKLSGEKPKMWGSSLIGFGNKIYKSPNTGREVDWFLIGFSPRKANLSLHLVFEINKHSDTLKKLGKFKTGGGCLYINKLTDIDLKILEKLIAVALKVK